In Vulpes lagopus strain Blue_001 chromosome 15, ASM1834538v1, whole genome shotgun sequence, the sequence GCGTGCGCCTCAATGCCGGCGCAGCACGGCCCCTGCTGCGTAGTCGCGCCTCGCAACCCCGGCCTCGGAGGCCCGCATTCAGCAACCCCCGTCCCGAGCACCCCAACACGCCACGACCGCCTACCTCAGCAACCACGCGGAAGGAAAGGAAGGCCTTCCCCGAGACCCAGCTAATTGTGGGCCCGAAATCTCGCGAGAACAATCGGACGCCGCGAGGATCGTGAAAAATGGGAGGAGACGAGGCCCGGGGCGCCATTTTGGCGTTGCGGGGGCGGGGCGAGTGGCGGGGGGCGGTGCCTGAGCGCCGTCCGGAGGAGGGGGCCCGCTCCGCTGGTCCAAGGGTTCGGGGGCGTGGCCACGCCCGTCTCCGCAGGGACCGGAACACGCGCGGGGCCGAGTCAGCTGGGTGGGTGAGAGCTGCGAGGAGACAGCGACTGAGCTGCTGCCGGGTCTGTCGTCGGCCGAGCCCGCGGGTTTTCGGAGCCTTCGGGCGCGGCGTGCGCGGCGGGGAGTGCGGCGCCGGCCGGGTCTCGCGGTGGCTGCGTCGCCCTCCCTCTAGTGTGCGCTGACTGGACGCCGGCGTCTCTCCGTGGCTCGCcgcacgccccccgcccccggcgcgccGTGCCCGCTCGCTCGCGCGCTCCCCCCACGCGGCGGCCCGCCTCCAGGGCCGGGCGAGCCTGTCGCGAGCCCCCGGCGGGCGGTGggctttttttcctctgagtttgTGACTCCGTAGTCCCCTGAATGGCTGCCGGGCGTTGAAACGGTTTAAACGAGGTTAGTTTGGGTGGGGTGTTTACCCTTCAGGACTTAAAAAGGAACGAGCTGGTTCGCTGTGTCCGCTCTCAGGCCTCGGGTCAGTGGCAGGCCTGGAAAGCTGCCCCGTCCTGCGTGGCTGGTCTCCCTCCCAGGATTGAACGAACCTTCAAAGTGATCTGGTCTCTTCGCTCAGCGTCCCtctaaatattgaaaacattccAGGCATAAAGGTCGAGTCCTCGAGGCATCTGCACAGTGTGTGAAACGCTTGGAAGCGCCTGGACCGGGAGCGCATGTCTGACTCCTGCCCTATGTGGGAGCCCGCCTGGCTCTCTTATTTCTGAGCCTCAGTACGAAATGAAAATCCAGGTCCTAAAATAGGTCCCAACCCCTAAAGGTCCTAAAATAaagcttcctcctttcttctgtaGGATCTCCTTTGACTTGTCATGGTGTTTCAACCAATCGcactattaatttattattatgctattattaatagaaatttgctatttatttttttaagcttttatttatttattcatagagacacacagagagaggcagagacacaggcagagggagaagcaggctccatgcaaggagcccgatgtgggactcgatcctccgtctccaggatcacaccctgggctgcaggctgcgccaccggggctgccccatgtatTTTGTTCCTACTAGGACAATAGAAACTGCACAAAACCAActcatctctgcttttttttttttcttcttgatgtatTCACGTTCAACCAACACTATGGAATCTCTGGACTTTGAGTCTCACAGAACTCCCACAGATGGTGGGTCCACCAGATTCCTGTGCTTACGGGGTTTCACAAATGCTTTATGTGAATGAGGTAGCAAGGGATAGTGGTGGACATGCACTTTGCCCCCCTGGCCTCTGATCCTGCACATCCTCCCTTATCCTATTTGGTCCTAAAAGTTCAatataggaatgcctgggtggctcagactgttaagcctctgccttctgctcagatcatggtcAGAGTCTTCGGATCAAGccgtgcattgggctccctgctccatggggggcctgcttctccctctgcctctacctgcttgttctctctgtcaaattaataaagtcttttttttttttaattcatatataAAGTTAAGAATTTCAGCGTGGTGACAACAGCATTAAACCAAATGGCATTCTGAGCACATGGCCCTAGGTCATTATGCTACTTGCATACCCCTGAAGCCAGTCCTATCCCAGAGACTTATGAGTCTGATAAATTGTAAATTTTCGATAAGTAATTAAGGCTGCACTGGTGCCCACTAGGAAGGCACTTGGAAGACAGAACCACAGTCTTCAAAGAGATCACAGCCTAGGTGAAAGAAACAAAGTGAATAGATGATAACTCTGAGAGCTCTAAGATGGTACTGTACAAATTCTGTCTTCTAGGAGTTGAAATGTCATTTTATCACAGGCTAACCCACAGATAATAATGTATAATGTGAGGAGTTCTGGATTTAGAGTGGGCTACATTTGGTTTTGAATTATTCCTGCCACTTTAACAGCTGAAGGATCTCAAGTAAATAGTATATTCTCTCTGGcctatttctcttttgtaaaagaaGTATAATATCTATTCAGTGTGAGAGGTTCTGGGAGAATGTAAAAAATGCCTAACATAGTATGGGTTATATAGCGTGCTGTCAGTAGTTACCAGCTTTGTTGCTACAGTTGGTCTACCCATTAGGCATTGTCTATTCAGCTCCACTTATCCATCTGCCTCCCATTTATATTCTTCCATTCTCCAGACCCATCTTCTGGGCCACTGACTCCCAGTAACTGAAGCTGCAGGGTGAATATCCTGTGCCTCCTTACAGCCCAAAGCTGTCCTCCTAGAGCCACTTTTGAGTTTatattagaactttttttttaaggttttccttatatatttattacttacttgagagagagaaagtgagcttgagcaaaggcagagggagaagcaggctcctcaccaagcagggagcccgatgctgagcttgatcccaggaccctgggatcatgacctgagcggaagacagacgcttaaccaactgaaccacccaggtgccccatatagtAGAACCTTTCTAACTCCCTTCTCTCATCACTCCAACTCcaacctccttccctccctcctacataaacacatttatacacacattACCACACTGCCTTCTGGGATGTTGGCTTGCCTGAAGGTCTACATTTCCAAACCAGTTCTCCAAATGTAGCCTCCCAGGTTTGGACTTTGTTTCTATTTTCGTGGgggaaaaaccaaacaaacaaatctaacctttaaaaatggcaaagaatTGTATTTAACTTAAacttgtctttattatttctactaGAAACAGAAATACCTAgagtgcttttattttccttattttatatatatatatattatatatatatatatatatatatagtattgaGCAGATGTTGACATGTTCTTAATTAGTacctttttataaagaaaatatgttaacATTTGGAAAATCTAGGTGAAGAATATGTaagaatatttatatgtattttctgtccatctgaaactaatttcaaaaaaattaaaatgtttcattcctGAACAGTTATAGATTATTTAACTGAAAGATATACTTGAGATCATTGAAATATGATTATGTAAGACTTGGGACCCATTATCaacattagatattttatttgggaGACTAGATTGTACATATCATGTAATTAAAAGTTGGTATTTGGTGAAGTTCTTACGTAAATGTTAAGTCCTAAATGTATAGGTAGTATGTTTGTGGAGGATGTGTTTAAAATTATCATCAAAACCAGAAAACCAGTTTCTAAGAAACCTGTGAatctttggaaaattaaaaaaagccgggggtggggggactttCTAAGTGATATTGAAAGACCACCTTTCAGTTGGTAAGTAAGCTTGTATCAGAGACTATTGAAATTAATAATTAACTTTTTtgggttaaaatatttatttatttatttttgtgtatttttttattagagttcgatttgccaacatatagtataacacccagtgctcatcctgtcaagtgccccctcagtgcccgtcaccgtcaccccatcccccgcccccctaCCCTTCCACTACCCCGTGTtcgtttttttataaatttatttatttattcatgagagacagaaagcggcggggagggagggcagagacataggcagagggagaagcaggctctctgcaagagCCTGATGATCCcagactgcaggatcatgcccggagtcAAAGGTATgcatgctcaacctctgagccacccaggtgtccctagattaATAATTAATAAGGTATTCCATTAACAATGTTAATGAGAATCAGAATAATGCTCTTAGAAACACTCTTAAAAAAGTTTTACCTGCAGTTTTTGTTGCAGTTTATTGAGAGTGGGATTCCCTGCCCATCTCACATTATTTttgtgtgaggttttttttttttaagattttttttttttttttttaattcacgatagacatagagaggcagagacacaggcagagggagaatcaggctccatgcagggagcccaacgcgggactagatccctggacttcaggatcctgccatgggccaaaggcaggccctaaaccgctgagccacccagggatccccctgagttttgtttttttttttccttcattttatttacttctctctGCTTGCATATCCTCTCACCTGAACACTTAAGGTAAGGTACTAAtctctgtatatatatgtctACTTATTGTAAAATATGCTTAGCCTATATTTTTGAAACTATAATTGGTTAGGTTATCAGAATAATTGAACATGAAAGCTGCTTAGCaagaaagtatatttatttatttgtaaataaaagtaataatttgaATTTCAATAGCTATTCATTTGTAGAAGTGTGCATTTCTCttagtcatttaaattttcttttgtaaaatatatagtCTAAGAAACTTGTTTAAGTGTTAGCCCAAATGTCATatatagaagagaaaacacaaattatctATGAGCGAATTATTTGAGTGTCCTATACTACTATCAACAACCATTTAAACAGTTACTTATAAACCCTTAAAACTATCTTCTGCTTCAGGACCTACATTCCTTAGACCAATCATCAGACAACTGCATGTTCAATCCACATATACcaccaaagaaaatgaattgtGCCTTCTTGGCTTGACATTTCCTTTTGTCTGTTTGAAGTGTTGACTTTAAAATATCAGTATTAAAAAAGGTTACTTGGGCATTTCTCACTTGGAATATTAAATACAGGAAACACTGGTTGCCTTTCtatgaggaaagaaaagtaaatgccCTTTTGCCCTTTTTATATAACTAAACTCTCAGTGTTCCTTTCCAGAGACACAACTGTTCATGCATGGTGCACGACCAACTCTTGTGATCACTGACCTGCCATAGCCTTATGTGTATAGTCTTGCacctaaagaagaaagaaatggcttGTGTTGAGTATTCTTTTCATGTGCCAAGTCTTGAGGAGCTTGTCGTAGGTAAATGCAATACTGACTTTAAGTATTTTGAGATTGTtctaaggaaaaaatttaaaaatataaacattctaAGATATGATTTGTGCAATAGTATTTTCAATGCAGAACTCACTTTcctgaggcacttgggtggcttagtcggttaagcgtctgcctttggttcaggtcaggatcccaggatagagccctgctttgggctccctgctcagtggggagtctgcttctccctctccctctgcccctgctttttctctctctagctcattctctctcactcaaaaaaaataaaatcttttttttaagaactcattttccttttcctctttgtcctttaaaaaaaaaaaagtttattcatttatttcagagagagagaaaaagagaatatgagCAGGTCTCCAcctggaagagggaaagaatcccaagctgactctgccCTAAGTGGCGCTGAGCCTCAGGCaccatcccatgacccatgagatcctgacctgagccaaaaccaagatcaGATGCCCAACTGTCAGAGCCACACATGTGCCcctctttgtactatttttgttgAGAGTCCAAAATTATCCCCCCCTAAAAAAACTAAACTCACCATTTGAAGATTCTTGTTAAGATACCAACTTTAAACTCACCATTTGAAGATTCTTGTTAAGATACCAACTttacagaatgaaaatgaatatagtaATCCAAGAGTTAAGTATATGTGATGCCCAAAAAGTCACACAATTTTAACTTCTTACCAGTCAcagtattctttaaatatataatctaCTGTGGCATATTAATCATTTTCCTAACCTTACtactttttccccttctcctgaTATGATAGACTGCCAGTGAACTTGCTTAGATTtctctgtgtatatttttatgcatttcccCTTGTTCAAACAAGAACTTAAGGCAGCTTCACAAAATTAATTAGAGGGGTGATagataagaaaaagtaaataaaaataggaatatgAAATGAAACCAGGATAGTTTGGGTTAGTACTAACCCAAAACTATGTAGCTCGTCAAAAAGCTAACATTTGTTTGACAACCTTTTGGTTCTATTCTGACGGTAACTATAAAACCCACCCTTTGCAAAGTGCACCCATCCTGACAGTTCATCTGTATGTCTGATAGGTCAAGAAGTGTACTCAGGTTTTGCTTGGTTGTGGCTCTCTTCTTCTGaccttcctattttttctttaatttggatGGCAGCTCAACAATCTGTATTACTAGTATTCTTTGCCTGTatctcttttttgtctttctgttttcccTGATAAGACAGGACAGCTAGGAATCATTTCTTTGAGGGCCTTTCTACATCTATCTTCTCTTGCGTGTTTATGTTTTATGTTCCTTCTATATGTACAGGACATATTCAGAACAGTAGAAATGGAATCTGAGTTTCTtggcttaaaatttattttcagttttacagaAAATACTATAGCTAGAATTTGGTCTCTTTgtaactgataaaaaaaatagattttactgTATTTCTACATGCTGAaatctttatatattcataagtTTACAGTCATCAGTTTAGGGAGGAGAATTTTCCAGGCAActtgatttctgttttcctgtagataatgttttatatcttgaatGGGATGTCTACATGGCTAGATTTAGGATGGCTTCATGTTTTGGAATCTGATTCTATAAAACCTAAACTAATGGCTAACTACTCTCAGAGAAATTTTTGTGGAAACTTATCACCCTTAGAAATACAttgctctgggcagccccggtggcgcagcggtttggcgccgcctgcagcccgggttgtgatcctggagaccccgggatcaaatcccatgtcgggctccctgcatggagcctgcttctccctctgcctgtgtctctgcctctctctctctctctctctctctctctctgtgtgtctatgaatgaatgaattaattaattaattaaatctttaaaaaaaaaaagaaatacattgctcttaggggcttctgggtggctcagttaagcatctaattcttggtttctgttcagatcatgatctcagggtcatgagatagagatGTTGGCCTCTGCACTGggttggagcctgcttaagattctctttcctcctcctcctctctccatccagaaaagaaagaagttcatTGCTCCTAGATTTATAACTTTGAAATATGtttgctttttctgcttttttttaattgagttatagCTCCAATAACACAAACTGATCTTAAgtgtacagcttgatgaattttaaCATGTTCATACCCATGTCACTGCCATCCAGAttgagatataaaatatttccagcaTCCCAGAAGACTCCTGTATTTACTTTTCCAGTCAATATCTCTACCCCAAGAGGTAACACTGTTCTGACTTTTATCACCTTAGATTAGTTGCCTGATTTTGAagcacatataagtgaagtcatatatattcttttgtgtcttaCTCCTTTTGCTCAATATTTCGTCTTCAAGTTTCAGTGAAGTTGTTACATGTAATTGCTTACTttctaacagtttatttttttaaaagatttatttatttatttattcatgagagacacagagagagaagcagagacataggcagagggagaagcaggctctctcctggGAGCCCAGAtcccaaggatcatgccctgagccaaaggcagccactgagccacccagtttaaatatatacatttctgtAGGTCTTTGGAATTCTCTCCCCAAAAGGGAGGTAATACCCACTTTAGTGTTTATCTTCAGTGGTTTAAATCTCTACAGATTTACAGAGATTTTTATGGAGGTATTGTATGGAGGTATTTGATATAACACGTGATTGTGTGTCTAATGTTGAATTATGTTCATTAAGAAGAccatttccccctctctctctcttttcttttaaagattttattatatttattcatgagagagagagatagaggcagagacacaggcagaaggagaagcaggcaccatgcagggagcctgatctggggcttgatcccaggtctccaggattacaccccaggctgaaggtggcgctaaaccgctgggccacaggggctgccctcttttttgtttgtttgtttgtttgttttaaagtaagctctacattcaacttggggcttgaaccaAGATAAGGAGTCtcttgctctaccaactgagctagctaGGTGcacatcacccccaccccaacatttATAAATACAAGTTTAGATTGGGAGCATGATACCCAAAATGTTGAGGGAAGATTTGATATATGGTGGCAAATtttcacctaattttttttttttttttttagattttatttattcatgagagacacagagaaagcagagacatgggcagcatgtctccttcagggagcccaatgtggaacttgatcctggaactccagggcatggcctgagcccaaggcagatgcccaaccgctgagccactcaggtgtccctcacctAATGTTTAATAAcctttttccttgtctttgtcAGTTCTGCAGGAGGGGCTAAAGGGTAACTTTGCTGATGTCCAGGTCTCTGTGGTTGATTGCCCTGATCTGACTAAGGAGCCATTTACCTTTCCTGTAAAAGGTAAACGATTTTTGCAGTTTACTGTTTTTGGTCCTGATCTCTTTCTGAAAACCAATTATAAAAGTAACCTATTCTCCTCACTAAATAActaataaattagttaaaataaaattaagaaatcagaaaacacaGTAGAAGGCAAAAAAGGGTTAATCTTAATTCTTGTCATCCAAAGAgttttctaataaataatttgtaaGCCTCTAAATTGCAACACTAAGGAAgctatatatgtatgtttatatatgaatgatttactatttactatagtttatttactatatatatatatatatatatagtttatttacTATAGTTTATTTACTAGTATTATCTGATCTCTAACATATTACATAGTATCTGGCTGTTGCTGCCTGACATTCTCTCTCCTTGGTTCTTTTGCCTGTACTTCCTGGGTATCTTTCCTACTTCTATGTTCATTTTTCCTAGATCCCTTTTCTTTCTGGCAGGCTCTGAAATCCTGACATTTTCTAGAATCTTTGCTCAGCCTCTTCTTACTCTACAATCTCTGCATTTTTTTGTATAGTCCGCTGGTTTTAAATTGCTATTTGGCTACAAGAATTTGAAATCTGCACATCTCACCTAGGTCTCTCATTTTCTTAGTTACAGATCAGTAATCCCAGCTGTCCACAGGACATTTCCATCTATATattgctccctgcagggaacccaatgcaggactcgatcccaggactccgggatcacgacctgagccaaaggcagatgcttaaccactgagccacccaggcacccctaaaagcacagatttttaaagaaataggtcATTATAGACTAATTCTGGAAATTTCATCCTATCCAAACTTTGGCTTCAATTCTAGCCTTGCTCTATTATCAACTTTCTATTGCCTTTATGCTACCAACTATATCAAGCCAGGCTTGGTTATGACAATATTGGAAACACAAGTAATTAGAATAGGATAGGGATCATAACTACTTTCATCTTCCAATCCCTGCTATTTGTAAAACCGAGGGAATGGAGAAGTTACATactcttaataaattaaattagtgTCTCTTGACATTTTTTATACTTAAGTTAGATGTTTGCCTATTTTTAAgatgactcctttttttttaggCATCTGTGGGAAAACTAGAATTGCAGAAGTAGGAGGTGTGCCTTACTTATTGCCTcttgtaaataaagaaaaagtaagtgTACTTTAACTCCTCACATTCACATGAAGATTATAAGAAGTTGGGTTGATTCCtctttatattattataagaTCCATTGACCAGTGTGTCAAGGAAGGGTTAGTGGactcattcaaaaataataaaccaagaGATTTGGTTAAGTTATTTAaataatctgttttttctttttatgtaggTTTATGATCTAAATAAGATTGCAAAAGAAATCAAGCTTCCTGGAGCTTTTATTCTTGGAGCAGGAGCAGGCCCATTTCAGACTCTTGGGTTCAACGCTGAGGTCCGcattcatataattattttattttattgatttgacatttggtttatcttttttcttttattgccctATCAGAAAGTCTGCTTTCTGGATGTATTATAAATGGTCGATGTCATCTTTCTTTACAGATTCAATACTGTGTGATACAGATTTTGACTATAGCATGTGCTCCAACAGTAATGGAGCCCTAACCtctaatttcacattttcttaggGTATGCACTCAGTGTTAAATGAGACCTAATATAGTCTGCTGAGAACCCTGGATTGTGAAAGATTTTAATCCTTACACATCAGAGAATTCCTAGCTTCACTatagttctttccttttgctaCAAGAGGAGCTTTTGATGAGATGAATGGAATAATTAATGATCTCATCAGTTCCCTCTTTCAGACTAAGTAGTAAGGCCCTACCCCAGTGGTATGATGATTATTTACAAAAGGTACTATCTATTACTCTGTATGTTAGTATGtttacaacataaaaaaaaaaagtttcttcacatCTCTTAAATAGAAGAATGAAGGACCTCTTCATtctgcccatcccctcacctCTTCTGATGTAACCATTAGTCAATAATCATACAAGTTCTTTTGTAGAAAGATGAATATAATTTACTTAGTgttcaatatagaaaaaaaagtttaaaatctaaAGACAGACATTTTAAAGCACAATTTACAATGTTCTAGAAACTGTAAGAAATACTATGAacattttataagatattttttcggtttttttgttgtttataaatcTTTAACATCTtgaatctaaaattaaatatttcatacttCATGTTTTCTTACTAGATTCtgatataaaatatctaaagtCAAGGATAAGGTCCTTTGTTATGTTACTCAGGATACTCTCTTTGCATATTGATGCCAGGGTTGACcaatttactttcttattttacttttcagtttaTGCCAGTTATTCAAATAGGAAGTGAACATAAACCTGCAGTGAATGGAAGTTACTTTGCCCGTATTAACCCTGTGGATGGAGGGTGCCTGCTAGAGAAATACAGTGAGAAATACCATGATTTTGGGTGTGCATTACTGGCTAATCTTTTTGCCAGTGAGGGCCAACCTGGAAAGgtgactttttttgttgttgttcacaaAACACAGTATTCTTCAAAAGTTCTCagatagctaaaaaaaaaaaaattgaatttttattgtcACAAATATGGTTTTCTTAATTCAAAACTAGCTAAGTCAAATTTCTTTAACCCAGTTATGAAAGATTACTATAGTACTACAGGCAAGGTGGAAGTCTTATTTAAAACTGAGGTTAGGAATACTTAGTAAGCAATACCTTTTTTTCTGAGGAATAAAAGGTAACAATATTCATGGGGGAGTGAGTCAAACATATGAGCTGTGCAGTTGAAGTAAATAGATAATGCCAGTCCCTAGTTAGTCTATAGGTAGTTTGCTCATTCCTGATGGATCGGATGTTGGTTGATCTAGACTGAAATGGTGGTAGCAAAATATAGCAAGGAGCTTAGGAAACTTCATATTTACTTCCTGTTAGAACACCAAAAGATGATAACAGTGTTAGCAATTGTGAgaactcagatttttaaatagaGTAGCTACTTTAGCTACTTTGAGAAATGAGGTAGTGAATTAAAAAGACgtttaaggggtacctgggtagctcagttggttaaacatctgattcttgatctcagctcaggtcttgattatATGCTTCACTTTGATAGTTATCCACATAATATTTTGCAGCGTAGAACAATGGTATGCATATTTATATCCTCTCTAGGTCATTGAGGTGAAAGCCAAAAGAAGAACTGGAAAACTTAACTTCGTGACTTGTATGAGACAGACTCTTGAAAAACATTATGGAGATAAACCTGTAGGGATGGGAGGGACTTTCGTAATTGAGAAGGGAAAAGCAAAGACTCACATAATGGTAAGGGCCTTCGTGTCTATCCTTGCATGCGTATGTGGGTATGTGCACATACTTAAgatcttaggatttttttttttttaatttttatttatttatgatagtcacacagagagagaacgagagagaggcagagacacaggcagagggaggcaggctccatgcagcgggagcccgacgtgggattcgatcctgagtctccaggatcgcgccctgggccaaaggcaggcgccaaaccgctgcgccacccagggatcccagatcttaGGATTTATGATAGAATTTAGTAGAATGGAGAATTCTACCCTTAAAGACACCCTGAATACTTTTCTTATGATTATAttactttaaaacttaaataacAAATGATACTGTAAATCATATTGTGAGATAATGTCTAACTAGGGTCCTTTTTCATGTTAATATATTAGAAGTTTCTTTTCACTGTGTTTTTAAGATCTAGATAGACTTGAATATAAGCCTTAGAAATGGATTATCATTTTTATTGCCAGAATCCCAAACTCCATACATAGACTTTGCTATTAAGATGGTTgtggtggggtgcctggtggctcagtcatttggatGTCCGACTCTTGTtatcggctcaggttgtgatctgagggttgtgagatcaagcccagcatcaggctctgtgctgggtggagcctgtttgggattctctctctctctcccccccctctccctctccccctccccctctcctcctctcctccctctctttctcaccttgcactcaaaaaacaaaacaaacaaacaaaaaaacacgatGGTTTTGGGGAAAGGActcattatgaaaattataatctTACAGGCTGATTATACAAGTTTATAAGACATCAAGGATGGAATACTATATGAAGCAAGACCTCTAGGGcattcaagttttaaaatcattttttggaggtgaataaatgaatagtatAAAAGTAATTACAactcagtttccttttcattttatcaataaaatcaaaaaaaatgattttaatgttttttatcctgataatttgattttttattgtattttttaaaagattttatttatttattttagagagagaaagtgaga encodes:
- the C15H11orf54 gene encoding ester hydrolase C11orf54 homolog: MCIVLHLKKKEMACVEYSFHVPSLEELVVVLQEGLKGNFADVQVSVVDCPDLTKEPFTFPVKGICGKTRIAEVGGVPYLLPLVNKEKVYDLNKIAKEIKLPGAFILGAGAGPFQTLGFNAEFMPVIQIGSEHKPAVNGSYFARINPVDGGCLLEKYSEKYHDFGCALLANLFASEGQPGKVIEVKAKRRTGKLNFVTCMRQTLEKHYGDKPVGMGGTFVIEKGKAKTHIMPAEFSSCPLNSDEEVNKWLHFYEMRAPLVCLPVFVSKDPGFDLRLEHTHCFSHHGEGGHYHQDTTPDTVEYLGYFLPAEFLYRIDQPKETHLFGRD